The proteins below are encoded in one region of Vigna radiata var. radiata cultivar VC1973A unplaced genomic scaffold, Vradiata_ver6 scaffold_450, whole genome shotgun sequence:
- the LOC106754373 gene encoding polyadenylation and cleavage factor homolog 4-like: protein MASGIPSNVKPPPSVVLAASETTPSVNQNVTRSPTMKHAVNNSMIVPARSVGAFVNKDAYTTHMHQFPEKLPGQVSSNQKNPWIAPQPKFFPSQDPSTQQFGHGMDFLKRPGAFTSTTLSNTSPTMLFPSPLPSIANYPFHPGHPSASSQMMIPHPNVGPFMSSKQPPYTDQISHADISSDKILPPQNFIGTEFKAEILKVRHESVMNGLYADLPRQCRTCGLRFRRQEEHRSHMDWHVSKNRKRRICREWFVRERMWLAGAETVGRKSVAAFFPTERKEETKDEQELGVVAEEEQRRCALCEEGFEEFYSDEMEEWMYRGAAYLYQPTGKLATSMERSQLGPIIHAKCRSEPKMPLSQHLPEEEGTPSKRMRI, encoded by the exons TTCTGAAACAACACCTTCTGTAAATCAGAATGTCACTCGATCTCCTACTATGAAGCATGCTGTAAATAACTCTATGATTGTACCAGCACGGTCAGTTGGCGCCTTTGTGAACAAGGATGCATATACTACCCATATGCATCAGTTTCCTGAGAAACTTCCTGGCCAAGTTTCTTCCAACCAGAAAAATCCCTGGATAGCACCACAGCCCAAGTTTTTTCCATCTCAGGATCCTTCAACCCAACAGTTTGGTCATGGGATGGATTTTTTGAAGAGACCCGGTGCATTTACAAGTACAACCTTGTCAAATACGTCACCAACTATGCTATTCCCTTCACCACTCCCAAGTATTGCAAACTACCCTTTTCATCCAGGTCACCCTTCTGCTTCATCTCAAATGATGATACCTCATCCGAATGTTGGTCCGTTTATGTCAAGCAAACAGCCACCATATACCGATCAAATTTCTCATGCTGACATCTCATCGGATAAAATACTGCCACCACAG aATTTCATCGGAACCGAGTTTAAAGCAGAGATTCTGAAGGTTCGGCATGAGTCTGTAATGAATGGCTTGTATGCTGATCTCCCTAGACAATGCAGAACATGTGGGCTGAGATTCAGAAGGCAAGAGGAACACAGAAGTCACATGGATTGGCATGTGAGCAAGAATCGGAAGCGGAGAATCTGTCGTGAATGGTTTGTGAGGGAGAGGATGTGGCTTGCTGGTGCAGAGACAGTGGGAAGAAAGTCAGTTGCAGCTTTTTTTCCgacagaaagaaaagaagaaacgaAAGATGAACAAGAGTTGGGTGTGGTAGCAGAAGAGGAGCAGAGAAGATGTGCATTGTGTGAAGAGGGTTTTGAGGAGTTTTACAGTGATGAAATGGAGGAGTGGATGTATAGAGGAGCTGCATACCTGTATCAACCTACAGGAAAATTAGCAACAAGCATGGAGAGGTCACAGTTAGGTCCCATAATTCATGCTAAATGCAGATCAGAACCTAAAATGCCTCTCTCCCAACATCTTCCAGAG GAAGAGGGTACCCCAAGTAAACGAATGCGGATTTGA